In Thermospira aquatica, the following proteins share a genomic window:
- the nspC gene encoding carboxynorspermidine decarboxylase: MARDHVLKVSDLNIDIQRLRTPVFLVDEARLRANVAILKEVIDRTGCRIILALKAFSTYATFHVLRDVLHGTCASSVDEARLGREYFGKEVHVYGAAYSDEDFRELLKYANHIDFNSFTLWEHFRSVALQAKRKKGIHFGIRINPEHSEAPVALYDPAAPLSRLGVVRGEFRSDLLDGISYLHFHTLCQQNADALVRTLYAVEEKFGEFIPQMAYINFGGGHHITREDYDRDLLCQTIIDFKKKYGVEVYLEPGEAVALNAGYLVATVLDVIHNGMDIAVLDTSAATHMPDVLEMPYRPYILESGLPGEKSYTYRLGGVSCLAGDVIGDYSFDKPLQRGDKLVFTDMAIYSMVKTNTFNGIRLPDIAIMDSEKGWVKIHKRFGYGDFKRRL, encoded by the coding sequence ATGGCAAGAGACCACGTTTTGAAAGTAAGCGATCTCAATATTGATATTCAGCGACTGAGAACGCCAGTTTTTCTTGTGGATGAGGCGCGTCTTCGGGCGAATGTGGCGATTTTGAAAGAGGTGATTGATCGGACGGGATGTCGTATTATTCTTGCTTTGAAAGCCTTTTCTACGTATGCGACATTTCATGTGTTACGGGATGTTTTGCATGGTACCTGTGCCAGTTCGGTTGATGAAGCCCGTTTGGGGCGAGAGTATTTTGGCAAAGAGGTCCATGTCTATGGGGCAGCCTACAGTGATGAGGATTTTCGAGAGCTTCTGAAGTATGCCAACCACATTGATTTCAATTCATTCACACTCTGGGAGCATTTTCGTTCTGTGGCGCTCCAGGCAAAAAGAAAAAAGGGGATACATTTTGGTATTCGTATCAATCCGGAGCATTCTGAAGCTCCTGTAGCTCTCTATGATCCAGCAGCGCCTTTATCCCGCTTGGGAGTGGTGCGGGGGGAGTTTCGATCGGATCTCCTGGATGGAATAAGCTACCTTCATTTTCATACGCTTTGCCAACAAAATGCTGATGCCCTTGTTCGTACTCTCTATGCGGTGGAAGAGAAATTTGGGGAGTTTATCCCTCAGATGGCGTATATTAATTTTGGGGGTGGGCATCACATCACTCGAGAGGATTATGATAGGGATCTTCTCTGTCAGACGATTATTGACTTTAAGAAAAAGTATGGGGTAGAGGTGTATCTTGAACCAGGAGAGGCTGTGGCCCTTAATGCGGGGTATCTGGTTGCCACGGTTTTGGATGTGATACATAATGGTATGGATATTGCCGTTCTCGATACCTCTGCGGCTACGCACATGCCAGATGTTCTCGAAATGCCGTATCGACCATATATTCTGGAGAGCGGTCTTCCTGGTGAAAAGAGCTATACCTACCGTCTCGGAGGAGTGAGCTGTCTTGCGGGCGATGTTATCGGCGATTATTCCTTTGATAAACCGTTGCAACGAGGGGATAAGCTTGTTTTTACGGATATGGCTATCTATTCCATGGTGAAAACCAATACCTTTAACGGCATTCGACTCCCTGATATTGCCATCATGGATAGTGAGAAAGGATGGGTTAAAATTCACAAGCGTTTTGGATATGGGGATTTTAAGAGACGGTTATAA
- the cdaA gene encoding diadenylate cyclase CdaA → MTWFSWVSSVVDILLVSYVLYFLYILFRDTNSMSIVKGFLIVFTVSLVADFLHLETLAWVLRYIVGNFVILAAILFQPELRRVLSQVGQGRGMLHKQYSNVVEELAETVTEMAQKNLGALILIERNVGLRHLMEDAVALDAKLSKEMLFSIFYKGNILHDGAVVVQGDRILAARVIVPAVKIDAMKVKRLKYGTRHLAGIAITSESDAIALIVSEEKGTVSLALHGKLMFDLDYENLKRKLYDLL, encoded by the coding sequence ATGACCTGGTTTTCATGGGTGAGCTCTGTTGTTGATATTTTGTTAGTTTCGTATGTGCTGTACTTTCTTTATATCCTGTTTCGCGATACGAATTCAATGAGTATAGTGAAAGGCTTTTTGATCGTTTTTACCGTTTCCCTTGTGGCGGATTTTCTTCACCTTGAAACGCTTGCCTGGGTTTTACGGTATATTGTGGGAAACTTTGTGATTCTTGCGGCTATTCTTTTTCAACCGGAACTTCGGCGTGTTCTCTCTCAGGTGGGACAGGGGCGTGGCATGCTTCACAAACAATACTCCAATGTGGTTGAAGAACTGGCAGAAACGGTTACTGAAATGGCTCAAAAAAATCTTGGGGCTCTTATTCTTATAGAAAGAAATGTCGGACTCCGGCATCTCATGGAAGATGCTGTCGCGCTTGATGCAAAACTCTCCAAGGAGATGCTTTTTTCGATTTTTTACAAGGGGAACATTCTCCATGATGGGGCTGTGGTTGTGCAAGGAGATCGAATCCTGGCTGCACGGGTGATTGTACCTGCTGTAAAGATTGATGCCATGAAGGTGAAGCGTCTCAAGTATGGAACAAGACACCTGGCCGGTATAGCTATCACCAGTGAGAGTGATGCTATTGCCCTTATTGTGTCCGAAGAGAAGGGAACGGTTTCTCTTGCTCTTCACGGCAAGCTTATGTTTGATCTGGATTACGAAAATTTGAAGAGGAAGCTTTATGATCTTCTTTAA
- a CDS encoding CdaR family protein produces MIFFKKSFWKNLWLTISKDWQAKLICLGIAVALWWFVYTQTNIQRSFYVPIQYLNLPPQLVILQTNDTTARIYIQGKKDKVTELETHQIRVYMDLSEANPGWYTNDLQLSLKDIDPSLAITMEKTRASVYVDAIQVVSLPIVPRITNSLPVGVGKEIIEFRPASAIVRGPTYFLSNLSHIETEPFILESFEGDYTTNVALLLPKGIELLDGSNNTITIYVRKSSPEER; encoded by the coding sequence ATGATCTTCTTTAAAAAATCCTTCTGGAAAAATCTTTGGTTAACCATCTCAAAAGATTGGCAGGCCAAGCTTATCTGTCTGGGAATTGCCGTGGCTCTCTGGTGGTTTGTGTATACGCAGACAAATATCCAGCGTTCGTTTTATGTGCCCATCCAGTATCTCAATCTTCCCCCTCAGCTTGTTATCCTTCAGACGAATGATACCACTGCCAGGATATATATTCAGGGGAAAAAGGACAAAGTCACAGAACTTGAAACCCATCAGATTCGGGTGTATATGGATCTCTCAGAGGCTAATCCTGGTTGGTATACCAATGATCTCCAGCTCAGCTTGAAAGATATAGATCCCTCTCTGGCTATTACGATGGAGAAAACAAGGGCAAGTGTTTATGTCGATGCCATTCAGGTTGTTTCTCTTCCCATTGTTCCCAGGATTACCAATAGTTTGCCTGTTGGGGTGGGAAAAGAGATTATCGAGTTTCGTCCTGCTTCTGCTATTGTACGTGGCCCGACGTATTTTCTTTCAAATCTTTCTCATATCGAGACGGAGCCTTTTATTTTAGAATCTTTTGAGGGGGACTATACGACCAATGTTGCCCTTCTTCTCCCAAAAGGAATAGAACTTCTTGATGGGAGCAATAATACCATCACTATTTACGTGCGAAAATCTTCTCCTGAGGAGCGATGA
- a CDS encoding O-antigen ligase family protein, producing the protein MKKYLVLFGEFLFVGLVLWSWISNQWFFLMSRQVDIEKPLPAGDYVAISLAPGGQTLTIEGSGTTSIRLQNNQPAAFSLSEDGVIREKAYLRVFEKRGIWFHSLMIGVVAFLGVLLAYWIKQTRGMPFMFRFLVFAFAFGWSGSLAVFFLFVAVLSGLKNAVSHYRQRWYHWLVVGFFLWGVFSGMFARFPMDAVGSTFLFALYVFVGFVFGQENPEKLPWNAIGRAIVSAFVSVALIGLTQQFYLKQDIGVWIGGSPLLFWPYHPFEFSSLFEWAARGGYWLGLMVPVLFALFLHEKQKKLKLLFGFGIVLGLVLLVFTQSRGGFVVATVAILTQVFFLKRWYLVLPVLLLPILLLPLLVVTVAPNSKWAAVARNPFTFHTNVQRMHQMRAAKDFYREASPLTGIGLMNFRRYYYEKRHDYDIYSMADYLHQGYMAILLETGIVGFVLFYGFLFFVWVRLFRASVSRRFFLSPFIFGVMNALWVSFFFDAMLLYAFYLGMWVWMWIGLGEGWHSEKEKLPQSSSLKE; encoded by the coding sequence ATGAAAAAGTATCTTGTGCTTTTTGGAGAGTTTCTTTTTGTTGGACTGGTTCTCTGGAGCTGGATTTCCAACCAATGGTTTTTTCTTATGAGCCGGCAAGTAGATATTGAGAAGCCGTTACCGGCGGGGGACTATGTAGCCATATCTCTTGCTCCAGGGGGCCAAACTCTTACCATTGAAGGGAGTGGGACAACGAGCATAAGACTTCAAAATAACCAGCCTGCGGCGTTTTCTCTTTCGGAGGATGGGGTTATCAGAGAAAAAGCGTACCTCAGGGTTTTTGAAAAACGAGGAATATGGTTCCACAGTCTGATGATAGGGGTAGTGGCTTTTTTGGGTGTTCTTTTAGCGTACTGGATCAAGCAGACTCGAGGGATGCCTTTCATGTTTCGTTTTCTTGTGTTTGCTTTTGCCTTTGGATGGTCGGGGAGTCTGGCAGTTTTTTTTCTTTTTGTCGCAGTTCTGTCAGGACTTAAGAATGCGGTGAGTCACTATCGCCAGAGGTGGTATCATTGGTTGGTGGTGGGTTTCTTTCTCTGGGGTGTTTTTTCAGGAATGTTTGCTCGATTTCCTATGGATGCCGTGGGGTCGACTTTTTTGTTTGCTCTTTATGTTTTTGTTGGCTTTGTGTTTGGACAGGAGAATCCAGAAAAACTTCCATGGAATGCCATTGGGAGAGCCATTGTTTCTGCTTTTGTCTCGGTGGCACTGATTGGACTTACCCAGCAGTTTTACCTAAAGCAGGATATAGGTGTGTGGATAGGGGGGAGCCCTCTTCTTTTCTGGCCATATCATCCCTTTGAGTTTTCGTCTCTTTTTGAATGGGCGGCACGAGGGGGATATTGGCTTGGATTAATGGTTCCGGTACTTTTTGCGCTTTTTCTCCATGAAAAACAAAAAAAATTGAAACTTCTTTTTGGTTTTGGGATAGTTTTAGGGCTTGTTCTGCTCGTGTTTACCCAGTCTCGTGGGGGATTTGTTGTGGCGACCGTTGCTATTCTGACGCAGGTGTTTTTCTTGAAACGATGGTATCTCGTGCTTCCTGTTCTTCTTCTTCCGATTCTTCTTTTGCCCCTTTTAGTTGTCACGGTAGCCCCAAATTCTAAATGGGCGGCTGTCGCCAGAAATCCTTTTACATTTCATACCAATGTTCAGCGGATGCATCAAATGAGGGCAGCTAAAGATTTTTATAGGGAGGCTTCTCCTCTTACCGGTATTGGTCTGATGAATTTTCGTCGATATTATTATGAAAAGCGACATGACTATGATATCTATTCTATGGCGGATTATCTTCATCAGGGATATATGGCAATTCTTCTCGAAACAGGGATCGTGGGATTTGTGTTGTTTTATGGATTTTTGTTTTTTGTCTGGGTAAGGCTTTTTAGGGCCTCTGTTTCAAGGCGTTTTTTCCTTTCCCCTTTTATCTTTGGGGTAATGAATGCTCTTTGGGTGAGTTTTTTCTTTGATGCGATGTTGTTGTATGCCTTTTATCTCGGAATGTGGGTTTGGATGTGGATTGGTCTTGGAGAAGGCTGGCACTCTGAAAAAGAAAAACTTCCCCAATCTTCATCATTGAAAGAGTAA
- a CDS encoding SpoIIIAH-like family protein encodes MKRFIHVIVAIGLLGFFACGKKETKPEPAVEPTVKEETKSAVTATKEDTSFENVMKVLREALERERRENNSATKIQTAKAYMLLIKFLQTDQEKVKKSGMTDADVSFLVEDARKKAKERLNEVIANPTAPPEAKQEATNLLKSL; translated from the coding sequence ATGAAACGGTTTATTCATGTGATAGTTGCCATAGGGTTATTAGGTTTTTTTGCCTGTGGTAAAAAAGAAACCAAACCCGAACCAGCAGTAGAACCAACAGTAAAAGAAGAAACCAAATCAGCGGTGACAGCAACAAAAGAAGACACATCCTTTGAAAATGTGATGAAAGTTCTCCGTGAGGCTCTGGAACGAGAACGCCGTGAAAACAACTCGGCAACCAAGATTCAAACTGCCAAAGCTTATATGCTGCTTATCAAGTTCCTCCAGACAGACCAGGAAAAGGTCAAAAAATCCGGTATGACCGATGCCGATGTATCCTTCCTCGTAGAAGACGCTAGAAAGAAAGCAAAAGAAAGACTCAACGAAGTTATTGCAAACCCTACGGCTCCACCAGAAGCTAAACAGGAGGCCACTAACCTCCTCAAGAGCCTCTAA
- a CDS encoding HEAT repeat domain-containing protein has translation MRGKILFPLILGLTMWSMALAQVEMLGSLLSPNVPISAVPKELKLPDPVLPYLEQEFQKTIGKEGAFDTQFKIVLLMTKVTNVPSKKYEYLERIVMWEVRNPQKTAQKLFVVSPDARVLAIQGIGESSNKIYIETMLNVIERDTATKPRIAAARVLPALGDRELIVPRLVQLLRTKYGLDRGKFSEEDTQRFEDDKVAEAIVISLGEIGDPRAFPALLQIVMSPDSHRDETVKAAWAAMQNLKW, from the coding sequence ATGAGAGGTAAAATTCTCTTTCCCCTAATTTTGGGATTAACCATGTGGTCCATGGCACTTGCCCAGGTAGAAATGCTCGGAAGTCTACTAAGCCCCAATGTCCCCATATCAGCGGTACCAAAGGAGTTAAAACTCCCTGATCCGGTACTCCCCTACCTTGAACAAGAGTTTCAAAAAACAATAGGGAAGGAAGGGGCTTTTGACACTCAATTTAAGATTGTACTTCTCATGACCAAGGTAACCAATGTCCCCAGCAAAAAGTACGAATACCTTGAGCGTATTGTAATGTGGGAAGTCCGCAATCCTCAAAAGACAGCTCAAAAGCTTTTTGTTGTCAGTCCTGATGCAAGAGTTCTGGCTATCCAGGGCATAGGCGAGAGCAGTAACAAAATATACATTGAGACGATGCTCAACGTAATCGAACGTGACACCGCCACCAAACCCCGTATTGCCGCTGCTCGTGTTCTCCCTGCTTTAGGAGACAGAGAGCTTATTGTTCCAAGATTAGTTCAATTGTTACGGACAAAATATGGCCTCGATCGAGGAAAATTCTCCGAAGAAGACACCCAGAGGTTTGAAGACGACAAAGTAGCCGAAGCTATTGTTATTTCTTTGGGAGAAATTGGGGATCCGAGAGCCTTTCCTGCACTCCTTCAGATTGTGATGTCCCCAGATTCCCATCGTGATGAGACTGTGAAAGCAGCCTGGGCTGCTATGCAAAACTTAAAATGGTAA
- the rplU gene encoding 50S ribosomal protein L21: MYAIVEIGGKQYKAEKGSVLRVDHLSAKENEKIKVKEVLLLHTDDKDVIGQPYVKNAVVECKVVKAEEKGEKLTIFKYKPKTNYSVKRGYRHTYTVLEVVNISEGKNTEAQEA; encoded by the coding sequence ATGTACGCAATTGTTGAGATTGGTGGCAAACAGTATAAGGCTGAGAAGGGTAGTGTTCTTCGTGTTGATCACCTGTCTGCAAAAGAGAATGAAAAGATAAAAGTGAAAGAAGTGCTTTTGCTTCACACGGATGACAAGGATGTTATAGGGCAGCCCTATGTAAAAAATGCTGTTGTTGAGTGCAAGGTTGTTAAAGCCGAAGAGAAAGGTGAAAAGCTCACTATTTTTAAGTACAAACCCAAGACAAACTACTCTGTTAAACGTGGCTACCGGCATACGTACACGGTTTTGGAGGTTGTTAATATTTCCGAGGGTAAGAATACTGAAGCCCAAGAGGCATGA
- a CDS encoding ribosomal-processing cysteine protease Prp yields MIEIVIDEYAHRIVAEGHALFDVKGRDIVCAAVSVVLQGWVVGTQLLCKHDIHVEKQKDRWEAVLKSFDEQSLLLWKNMILMLDILTRQYPENIRLHWEENHGS; encoded by the coding sequence ATGATAGAGATAGTTATAGATGAATACGCTCACCGGATTGTTGCTGAAGGGCATGCCCTTTTTGATGTCAAAGGAAGGGATATTGTATGTGCGGCGGTTTCGGTTGTCCTTCAGGGGTGGGTGGTAGGCACACAGCTTCTCTGTAAACACGATATTCACGTAGAGAAGCAAAAGGATCGATGGGAGGCAGTTTTGAAATCGTTTGATGAACAAAGCCTGCTTCTCTGGAAAAACATGATACTTATGCTGGATATCCTCACGAGGCAATATCCAGAGAATATACGATTACATTGGGAGGAAAATCATGGCTCATAA
- the rpmA gene encoding 50S ribosomal protein L27: MAHKKGGGVAKNGRDSESKRLGVKVYSGQPVIPGNIIVRQRGTKFYPGKNVGMGRDYTLFALSAGTVVFTESKNRKIVHVMEVKEEKPKRTRAAKAKAE, translated from the coding sequence ATGGCTCATAAAAAAGGTGGCGGTGTCGCCAAAAATGGCCGCGATAGCGAGTCCAAGCGCCTTGGTGTAAAGGTATATAGTGGGCAACCCGTTATCCCAGGAAACATTATTGTTCGTCAACGTGGGACGAAGTTTTATCCCGGCAAAAATGTTGGTATGGGAAGAGACTATACACTCTTCGCTTTGAGTGCCGGGACAGTAGTTTTTACGGAGAGCAAAAATCGAAAGATCGTTCATGTGATGGAAGTGAAAGAGGAGAAGCCTAAACGAACGAGAGCAGCCAAAGCCAAGGCAGAGTAA
- a CDS encoding TraR/DksA family transcriptional regulator, giving the protein MTQERLEYFKKRLEEMRDSLLEDIRTETVEEMNPFETDGDVIDEAEVLSTASLVEGLSRTQKRMLEEILKALQRIENGVYGKCIVCGEEIDEERLDAIPYAEKCRKHM; this is encoded by the coding sequence ATGACACAAGAGAGGCTTGAATATTTTAAAAAGCGCCTCGAGGAGATGAGGGATTCTCTTTTAGAGGATATTCGTACTGAGACTGTTGAGGAAATGAATCCTTTTGAGACAGATGGAGACGTTATTGATGAGGCAGAAGTTTTGAGTACTGCTTCCCTGGTAGAAGGCTTATCTCGCACACAAAAACGTATGCTTGAAGAGATTTTAAAGGCTTTGCAAAGAATTGAAAATGGTGTTTATGGCAAGTGTATCGTTTGTGGAGAGGAGATAGACGAGGAAAGGCTTGATGCCATTCCCTACGCTGAGAAATGCCGAAAACACATGTAA
- the asd gene encoding aspartate-semialdehyde dehydrogenase: protein MKEKLRVGVIGATGMVGQRFISLLENHPWFEVVLVAASSHSAGKTYEEAVQGRWAMKSPIPAKVKNLTVYDAHKIDAIAGEVDFVFCAVDMPKEDIIILEEAYARREVPVVSNNSANRMTPDVPMIMPEINWQHAEIIPIQKKRLGTKHGFIVVKPNCSLQSYVPALHPLMEFGLSEVVVCTYQAISGAGKTFETWPEMVDNVIPFIKGEEEKSEKEPLKIWGHLAHDHIESAQKPIISAQCLRVAASDGHMAAVSIRFEKKPSVEEILHRWKTWVPRPQELHLPSAPQPFLTYFEEENRPQTKLDRDIGNGMGIAVGRLRADHLMDYKFVCLSHNTIRGAAGGAILTAELLCADGYIYHK, encoded by the coding sequence ATGAAGGAAAAACTGCGTGTAGGTGTTATCGGTGCCACCGGGATGGTAGGGCAGCGCTTTATTTCTCTTCTGGAGAATCATCCCTGGTTTGAGGTAGTTTTGGTGGCGGCAAGTAGTCATTCGGCGGGAAAAACGTATGAGGAGGCTGTTCAGGGCCGGTGGGCTATGAAAAGTCCCATTCCCGCGAAGGTGAAAAATCTCACAGTTTACGACGCTCATAAGATAGATGCTATTGCTGGTGAGGTAGATTTTGTTTTTTGTGCGGTGGATATGCCCAAAGAGGACATCATCATTTTGGAAGAGGCTTATGCCCGTCGGGAAGTTCCTGTGGTTTCGAATAACTCGGCGAACCGGATGACTCCCGATGTACCGATGATTATGCCCGAGATTAACTGGCAGCATGCAGAGATTATCCCTATCCAGAAAAAGCGTCTCGGGACAAAACATGGTTTTATCGTGGTGAAGCCCAATTGTTCCCTTCAGAGCTATGTGCCCGCCCTTCATCCGCTGATGGAGTTTGGTCTTTCGGAGGTTGTCGTGTGTACCTATCAGGCTATCTCCGGAGCAGGGAAAACCTTTGAAACGTGGCCAGAAATGGTGGATAATGTTATTCCTTTTATTAAAGGTGAGGAAGAAAAAAGTGAAAAGGAACCCCTCAAAATCTGGGGACATCTTGCTCATGATCATATTGAAAGTGCACAAAAGCCTATCATCTCCGCGCAGTGTTTGCGTGTTGCTGCAAGTGATGGGCATATGGCGGCCGTATCGATCCGTTTTGAGAAAAAACCTTCTGTAGAGGAGATTCTCCATCGATGGAAGACATGGGTGCCGCGTCCCCAGGAGCTTCATCTTCCTTCGGCTCCTCAGCCATTTCTTACCTACTTTGAAGAAGAAAACCGTCCTCAGACAAAACTGGATAGAGATATCGGGAATGGCATGGGTATTGCTGTCGGGAGGCTCCGGGCAGATCATCTCATGGACTACAAGTTTGTTTGTCTTTCCCACAATACAATTCGAGGAGCCGCTGGCGGTGCTATTCTGACGGCAGAGCTTCTCTGTGCCGATGGCTATATCTATCACAAGTAA
- the hisS gene encoding histidine--tRNA ligase, with the protein MYQKLKGTYDILPGESDFFRWLKKEVEEVAHLYGYKEVQFPIIEHASLFQRGVGESSDIVVKKEMYTFEDRGHRLVALRPEGTAGAVRLYVENNLHMSGHTQRMYYVGPMFRAENPQAGRYRQFTQFGFELIGDPTPEADVELIAINNAIVKRLGITEVTLFINSIGCRECRPLYQQKLTAYFQSRRNELCEDCQTRLDVNPLRILDCKEASCQAIVRQAPIQHEHLCEICQDHFEKVKSSLYDLGIAFEIDPYLVRGLDYYNRTVFEFKSQALGAQSTFSAGGRYDYLVKDLGGMDTPASGFAMGMERLAMVVEASLGKNRTDFYHPPFVYVAGIGENIQHAVWKGLQLLRQDGISATTEFRYTQLKKHLKSADKLRCAYALLLGEDEVKTGRWTLRNLQTGEQLQETPENIVAFLRARMNA; encoded by the coding sequence ATGTATCAGAAACTGAAAGGGACATACGACATTTTGCCTGGTGAGAGTGATTTTTTTAGGTGGTTAAAAAAAGAGGTTGAGGAAGTTGCCCATCTTTATGGCTACAAGGAGGTGCAGTTTCCTATCATTGAGCATGCGAGTCTCTTTCAACGGGGTGTAGGGGAAAGCTCGGATATTGTGGTAAAAAAGGAAATGTATACCTTTGAAGACAGAGGACACAGACTCGTGGCTCTCAGGCCAGAAGGAACGGCTGGTGCTGTTCGACTTTATGTGGAAAACAACCTTCATATGAGTGGGCATACCCAGCGCATGTACTATGTTGGACCCATGTTTCGTGCTGAAAACCCGCAAGCAGGTCGTTATCGGCAGTTTACCCAGTTTGGTTTTGAGCTTATTGGTGACCCAACCCCGGAGGCTGATGTGGAGCTTATAGCTATTAATAATGCTATTGTCAAGCGGTTGGGGATCACGGAGGTGACACTTTTTATTAACTCTATTGGGTGTCGTGAATGTCGTCCTCTCTATCAACAGAAGCTTACGGCATATTTTCAGAGTAGACGAAATGAACTCTGTGAGGACTGTCAGACGAGGCTGGATGTGAATCCGCTTCGTATTCTCGATTGTAAAGAGGCATCCTGCCAGGCGATTGTGAGACAGGCTCCCATTCAACATGAACACCTCTGTGAGATATGTCAGGATCATTTTGAAAAGGTAAAAAGCTCCCTTTACGATCTTGGGATAGCTTTTGAGATAGATCCTTATCTTGTGAGGGGACTTGATTATTATAATCGTACGGTTTTTGAATTTAAAAGTCAGGCTCTGGGGGCTCAGAGCACGTTTTCTGCCGGGGGGAGATACGATTATCTTGTTAAAGATCTCGGCGGGATGGACACCCCTGCTTCCGGTTTTGCAATGGGGATGGAGAGGCTTGCCATGGTTGTTGAGGCATCACTTGGCAAAAATCGTACAGATTTTTACCATCCACCATTTGTCTATGTGGCTGGAATAGGGGAGAATATCCAGCATGCGGTCTGGAAGGGCCTCCAGCTTTTGAGACAAGACGGTATTTCGGCAACGACGGAGTTTCGTTATACTCAGCTTAAGAAACACTTAAAATCAGCAGATAAACTTCGCTGTGCCTACGCTCTTCTTTTGGGAGAGGACGAGGTGAAAACCGGGCGCTGGACGCTACGAAATCTTCAGACGGGCGAACAGCTTCAGGAAACACCTGAAAACATCGTGGCTTTTTTACGAGCCAGGATGAATGCTTAA
- a CDS encoding Maf family protein — translation MSNRILLASASIGRRLLFEQTLREFIIEIPHVNEEQFSHEDPRLLPQILAEAKAHEVAKRYPDDYVLAFDTLVLCEGKLVGKPKNQEEAKNFLRFLSGKRQSVISGYAFIHQKKNIFESGKEETVLSFAELSEEFISTYVQTHPVTKFAGGYAIQNDDQFIHIEEGSFDVIVGAPMARVIEFLKREGLEHLLLPPPYRYHL, via the coding sequence ATGAGTAATCGTATTCTCCTCGCGAGTGCCTCCATAGGCAGACGACTCCTTTTTGAACAGACGCTTAGAGAGTTTATCATTGAAATCCCCCATGTCAACGAGGAGCAATTCTCTCACGAGGATCCAAGACTTTTGCCCCAAATCCTCGCCGAGGCAAAAGCTCATGAAGTGGCGAAAAGATACCCTGATGATTATGTACTTGCCTTTGATACGCTGGTACTCTGTGAAGGAAAGCTCGTCGGAAAACCTAAAAACCAAGAAGAGGCAAAGAACTTCCTCCGCTTTCTCTCCGGAAAACGCCAATCGGTTATCTCAGGCTATGCCTTTATCCACCAAAAGAAAAACATCTTTGAAAGTGGGAAAGAAGAAACTGTTCTTTCGTTCGCTGAGCTTTCAGAGGAGTTTATATCAACGTATGTTCAAACCCATCCTGTAACCAAGTTTGCCGGTGGCTATGCTATCCAGAATGACGACCAGTTCATCCATATTGAAGAGGGAAGTTTTGATGTTATTGTAGGGGCTCCTATGGCAAGGGTTATCGAATTTCTCAAAAGGGAAGGACTTGAACACCTCTTACTTCCACCACCGTACCGTTATCACCTTTAA